The Planctellipticum variicoloris DNA window GGAGAAGCGTCCTGAGGACATTCTGCTCAAGGCCGTCAAGCGGATGATGCCTAAGAACGCGCTGGCCCGGCACATGCTGGACAAGCTGAAGCTGTACTCCGGCACGGCGCACCCGCATCAGGCCCAGCAGCCGCAGCCGATGCCCGCCCACCTGATGCCCGCCGTCCGCGAATAGCCCCTGACGCGGTCCGCCTGGCTGAATATTGGTTTCCAGTCACCGTAATTTCTCCGACGAGCGATGTCATGAGCGACGAGATCACAACTTCTCCGGAAGCGACTCCGGCCTCTCCGGAAGTCACGGCCACCGCCGCTTCGGAGCTGACGTTTTCCGGCACCGATCAGCCGCTGGCTGCGGATGCTCCCGCACCGGCTCCCGTCATTCAGCGCGGCAAGCTGGACCGTTTCGGCGTGGCGATGGGAACCGGCCGCCGCAAGACGGCGGTCGCCCGCGTGCGGCTGCGCCCGGGCAACGGTAAGTTCGAAGTCAACGGCCGGCAGATGGGCGAGTTCTTCTGCATCGAGCGCGACCGCCTGACGGTGGAGGCGCCGCTGCGGGCGACCGACAAGCTCGGCCAGGTCGACGTCTGGGTGCGGGTGCATGGTGGCGGGACGACCGGCCAGGCCGGCGCGATTGTTCTGGGCATTGCCCGTGCGCTGGAGGCTCTGAACCCCAGCCTGCATGCGACGCTGAGCGAAGGGTCGTTCCTGACTCGCGACAGCCGTATGGTCGAGCGTAAGAAGTACGGCTTCAAGAAGGCCCGTCGCAGCTTCCAGTTCTCGAAGCGCTGATTTTCCGACTCGATCACAGCCGGCGCCGCCTGCTGTCGAGAGGATGCGAATATCCAAGCCCCGTCGGAGTTTTCCGTACGGGGCTTTTTCCTTAGCTCCAGCACGGCCTGGCAGCGGCCTGAAACCGCGCCTCGCCGTATGCCGCTGACGGCGTCCCCGGGAGAAGCGTCGGATGTATAACCCGCTGCTGCAACCGGACCTGAAGCTGATGCTTCAGGAGAACGACGAGCTGGGCCTCTGTGAATTCTGCAACGTCCTGTACCCGGTCGTGGTGGCCGAGGTGCTGGACGGTATGGAACCGGACGAGGTCTGGCGCGTTCTGAACGCGTGCGACGTTCACCGCCGGGCCGAAATCTTCGAGTTCATCGTTCCGCACCAGCAGATGGATCTGGTCGAGTCCGTCGACAAGAAGGAACTGTCCCGGTTGATCGAGGCGATGGCCCCGGACGATCGCGTCGACCTCCTGGAGAATATGCCCGAAGAGCAGGTCGAGGCGCTGCTGCCTCTCGTGGCCCAGGCCGAACGGGACGACATCCGGCGACTGCTGTCGTACCCCGAGGGTTCCGCCGGCTCGATCATGACGACCGAGTATGCGTCGCTCCCGGAAGACATCACCGTCCGGGAAGCCCTCGACCGGCTGCGCCAGCAGGCGCCCAATCGCGAAACGATTTACTACGTCTACGTGCTCGACGAAAAACGCCGGCTCGACGGCGTGATCACGTTGCGGCAGTTGATTCTGTCCCGGCCGACGGTGGTCCTGGTCGACCTGATGCGTCGCAACCCCGTCGTGGTGCACGTCGAAGACGACAAGGTCGAGGCGGCCCGGCAGCTCGCGCGGTTCGACCTGCTGGCCCTGCCGGTCGTCGACGACCAGAACCGGCTCGTCGGCATGATCACCCACGACGACGTGCTCGACGTCGTGCAGGAGGAGGCCGACGAAGACGCCTATCGTCAGTCGGCCATCCAGCCCCTCGAACACAGCTACTTCGATACGCCGCTGCTCGAAATCGCCTGGAAGCGCGGCATCTGGCTGATGCTGCTGGCGTTCTTTGCGCTGCTGACCGCCGGCATCCAGGACCTGTTCGACGGCGTGACGGAAAGCCACAAGTTCCTGGCGCTGTTCCTGCCGCTCGTCCTGGCCAGCGGCGGCAACACGGGATCGCAGTCGGCCACGCTGGTCATTCGCGCGATTGCCGTCGCGGTGATGGACCGGCACGCCCGGTTTCAACTGGCCCGCCGCGAGTTCTTGACGGGATTGATGCTGGGGAGCTGCCTGGCGCTGTTTTCCTTTGTCTCGATCCACTGGATCTTCGGCCAGACCGTCATGGAATCCGCCGTGGTGGCGGCGACGATCGGCATGGTCGTCACAATGGGGACGTTGACCGGGTCGATGCTGCCGCTGGTCTTCAAACACATCGGGATGGATCCCGCGATCATGTCAAATCCCCTGATCGCGGCTCTGAGCGATATGCTGGGAGTGGTGATCTACTACACGATCGCCTCGCTGGTGCTGGACCGTATTCTGGCGGGATAACGATTGAAGCGCGAAATCCGAAATTCGAAAGCGCCCCGAAGCACAGACGCCAGATCTCAAACGAATCTACGAGCAGTGCTTCCGGAGATTCCCGATCTGCGACAGAGTCTGGCGGACCTGGCCCGGCAGATTCCGTGCGGCACGGTAACGACGTTCGGCGACCTGGCAAAAGGACTCGGGGACGTTGCCGCAGCCCGCTGGGTGGCCACCGTGCTGGCGGAATCTCCGGCGGATCTTCCCTGGCAACGCGTGATCCTGCGAACCAACTGCTGGCCGGGGCGTGACTCCGCCCGGCAGAAGTTGCAGCGAAAGCTCCTGGCCGCCGAAGGAGTTGCGGGAGACGCGGCCGGAGTCGCCCGGGACGTCCCGCGATTCACGGAGTTTTCCGGACCCCGCCCGCTGGCTCTGCTGAGCGACTGGCAGCGGGAATCGGCGCAGCATGTGGAGCGGTCCCCTCTGCGACAGCGGCCTGCGACGCTTGCAGGACTGGACATCTCCTATGCTACTCCCGACCTGGCGGTCGCCGCCTGGGTACAGTCTCCCCGGAACGCTCCCCGGCAGCAGGTTGAGTTGACGATTTCTTCTCTGGTGACGTTTCCTTACATCACCGGCTACCTGACCTTTCGGGAGTTGCCGGTGCTGCTGGAACTGGTCCGTGCCGCTGAACGAGAGGGGCTGGCCGCGGATGTGCTGCTGGTCGACGGCAGCGGCGTCCTGCACCCGCGACGGGCGGGGATTGCAACGGCCCTGGGCGCTCTCACGGGACTTCCGACGATTGGCGTCACGAAGCACCACCTGTACGGAAAGGCGGAAGCGGCCCGGGATGAGATCGTCACCTGGCTCCAACAGGATGGCGAACGCCTCGGGGCACGGTTGCAGCCACCCGGGCGCAAAACGCCGCTGTACGTCTCAGTCGGCCACGGACTGTCGCTGGAGCAGGCGGTCGAACTGGTGGAGGAGTCGCTCGACGACAGCGGTCAGCCGGGCCTGATTCGCGCCGCCGACGGCATCAGCCGGGCCACGGCGAGGATTCTGAGCCGCCAGGCGGGCGGCTACGCCGGGGGGGCTTCAACGACGACATCCGCGGACTGATTTTCGACGGTCGCTTCGACGTCGGCGATTTTCAGGCCGGTCGTGTTGAAGTACCACAGGCCGATCAGCGTGACCGGGATGTACTGGATCATGTGGTAGTAGATCGACGCTGCAAAGACTGCGGTTTCATCTTTTGTAAAGAACTTCAGAACTGCCATGAAGCAAAGCTGAATCACGCCGAAATAGCCCGGCGAAGAGGGCACCGTCACGCCGAACGCGGTGACCCCCAGGACGATGCAGGAGACGAGCGGGTCGACGTTGATCCCGAAGCTCCACAGAGCGAGATGGACCGTCAGTCCGTTGAGGAGCCATTGCGCCTGGGACGTCGCGAGAATCCCCGCCAGCAGCCGGACGTCTTTCAGCGACGCGAGCCCCTCAGCTCCGCTTTCGAGCATCCCGGCGATCTTCTTCTTCAGCCCGGCGGGAAGAAAGGGAATCCACTCCATGGCGGCTTCGAAAAGTCGCACGAACGGCCGCGTCCAGAGGACGAACGCCAGTCCGCCGAGAACGCAGCAGCCGGCCGCAACTCCGAAAACCACCGCCGACTGACGGATCGAGGGGTCCAGCCCATGCACGAAGATCAGCCCGACGCCGAGTATCAGCAGGATGGCCACGATGTCGAAGACGCGTTCCAGCACGACGGTCGACAGGACGGCGGTCTGCGGCGCCTTCGACTGGCGAGAGAAGATGAAGACTCGAACCAGGTCTCCGAGGTGAGCCGGCAGCAGGTTGTTGAAGGCGAAGCCGATCATGGTCGGGGGGAGCAGGTCGCGGCGGATGCGATAGTCGCCGACCGGCCGGAGGAGCAGCCGCCAGCGCCAGGCTTTCAGCCAGTAGAACGCGACCCAGGCCAGGAGAATGGGGATCGCCGTGATGTAGTTGGCGTCGGCGAAGGCCCCCCCCAGCTTCGACAGGGCGTCCTTTTCCTTGAGGATGTCCCGAGCGGCCCACCAGAGGCAGGCGGCGGAGACGAGGATCCCCAGGGCCAGGTGGACCCCTTTGTGGCGATGCAGCGGAGTGTGCGATCCCGACACAGTCTCAATCCTCGGCGAAAGCGTTCTCGTTCCCGACGGCCCACGGCGGCACGAGGGCGAAGAGTATTGCATTCCGCGGATCGTCGGGAAGCCGGGTTACGGCTTGACGCCGGCGAGCCGGTGCACGGCAGACCACTCCTCGGGGGTGACCGGCTGAATCGACAGCCGCATCCCCCGCTTCATCACCAGCATTCCGCTCGTGGCGGAATCGGCCGCCAGTTGCTCGCGCGTCACCGGTTCCGGAAATCGCTTGAGGAGCTTCACGTCGACCATGATCCAGCGGGGTGCATCCGTCTTGGAGCCTGGATCGTAGTATTTGCTCGTCGGATCGAATTGTGTGAAATCCGGATAGCCCGCCCTGACCACGGTCATCGTGCCGAAAATTCCCAGCGGTTCTTCGCGGCTGTAGTAGAACAAGACCCGGTCGCCGACCTGCACGTCGTCCCGCAGGAAGTTCCGCGCCTGGTAATTCCGGACGCCATCCCAGGGGGCGGTCTGGCCCGCCGCGGCCTCCAGGTGGTCGATCGAAAACGCCGACGGTTCGGACTTGAAGAGCCAGTAACGCCGGGTTGAGGCAGCGCGGGGCGGCATGGGCGATCCTTGGTGGGGCAATCAACGAAGCGAGGCCGCCGAAAACAATCGGCGGCCTCGCGGTTCAAACCCATCTCCGGCAGGTCGGAGTTATTCCGGAGCCTTGCCCGGGAGCTTGCCTTCCTTGAGCAGGTCGCCGAAGGTCTTGCCTTCGGTCTTGCTCTTTTCGCCTTCGACCTTCTTCAGCGCCTTCTTGATGACTTCGGCGTCCTTGACGTTCTTGGCGTCGAGGGCCTTGCCCATGGCGTCGCCGTAGTCGTTCTTATTCTTCTTGCTCTCGCCGTAGTGACAAATGCCACACTTGACCTTGTCGGCTTCGGCTTCGAGTTTCTCG harbors:
- the mgtE gene encoding magnesium transporter, which produces MYNPLLQPDLKLMLQENDELGLCEFCNVLYPVVVAEVLDGMEPDEVWRVLNACDVHRRAEIFEFIVPHQQMDLVESVDKKELSRLIEAMAPDDRVDLLENMPEEQVEALLPLVAQAERDDIRRLLSYPEGSAGSIMTTEYASLPEDITVREALDRLRQQAPNRETIYYVYVLDEKRRLDGVITLRQLILSRPTVVLVDLMRRNPVVVHVEDDKVEAARQLARFDLLALPVVDDQNRLVGMITHDDVLDVVQEEADEDAYRQSAIQPLEHSYFDTPLLEIAWKRGIWLMLLAFFALLTAGIQDLFDGVTESHKFLALFLPLVLASGGNTGSQSATLVIRAIAVAVMDRHARFQLARREFLTGLMLGSCLALFSFVSIHWIFGQTVMESAVVAATIGMVVTMGTLTGSMLPLVFKHIGMDPAIMSNPLIAALSDMLGVVIYYTIASLVLDRILAG
- a CDS encoding EVE domain-containing protein; the encoded protein is MPPRAASTRRYWLFKSEPSAFSIDHLEAAAGQTAPWDGVRNYQARNFLRDDVQVGDRVLFYYSREEPLGIFGTMTVVRAGYPDFTQFDPTSKYYDPGSKTDAPRWIMVDVKLLKRFPEPVTREQLAADSATSGMLVMKRGMRLSIQPVTPEEWSAVHRLAGVKP
- the rpsI gene encoding 30S ribosomal protein S9; the encoded protein is MSDEITTSPEATPASPEVTATAASELTFSGTDQPLAADAPAPAPVIQRGKLDRFGVAMGTGRRKTAVARVRLRPGNGKFEVNGRQMGEFFCIERDRLTVEAPLRATDKLGQVDVWVRVHGGGTTGQAGAIVLGIARALEALNPSLHATLSEGSFLTRDSRMVERKKYGFKKARRSFQFSKR
- a CDS encoding endonuclease V, which gives rise to MLPEIPDLRQSLADLARQIPCGTVTTFGDLAKGLGDVAAARWVATVLAESPADLPWQRVILRTNCWPGRDSARQKLQRKLLAAEGVAGDAAGVARDVPRFTEFSGPRPLALLSDWQRESAQHVERSPLRQRPATLAGLDISYATPDLAVAAWVQSPRNAPRQQVELTISSLVTFPYITGYLTFRELPVLLELVRAAEREGLAADVLLVDGSGVLHPRRAGIATALGALTGLPTIGVTKHHLYGKAEAARDEIVTWLQQDGERLGARLQPPGRKTPLYVSVGHGLSLEQAVELVEESLDDSGQPGLIRAADGISRATARILSRQAGGYAGGASTTTSAD
- a CDS encoding lysylphosphatidylglycerol synthase transmembrane domain-containing protein is translated as MSGSHTPLHRHKGVHLALGILVSAACLWWAARDILKEKDALSKLGGAFADANYITAIPILLAWVAFYWLKAWRWRLLLRPVGDYRIRRDLLPPTMIGFAFNNLLPAHLGDLVRVFIFSRQSKAPQTAVLSTVVLERVFDIVAILLILGVGLIFVHGLDPSIRQSAVVFGVAAGCCVLGGLAFVLWTRPFVRLFEAAMEWIPFLPAGLKKKIAGMLESGAEGLASLKDVRLLAGILATSQAQWLLNGLTVHLALWSFGINVDPLVSCIVLGVTAFGVTVPSSPGYFGVIQLCFMAVLKFFTKDETAVFAASIYYHMIQYIPVTLIGLWYFNTTGLKIADVEATVENQSADVVVEAPPA